From one Variovorax sp. PBL-H6 genomic stretch:
- a CDS encoding VOC family protein encodes MTDTIDALPKRPDLSLSVSGPPNPGLTPMMLNHAAWVTPDAAATAEFYTRIMGMDLVSTVIEDTSPSTGLKIPYFHLFFRMGDGSTLAFFEAPGVPPPAKSSHIAYDVFTHVALQAADRDEVMRWHEWLTSNGVDVQGPTDHKGLILSIYFTDPAGLRMEITTPLDKNWNRHDAKAKADLDLWVQTRKKAMQEGRDVVEALTDLCVQVRKRHERDTQAAGHGLPG; translated from the coding sequence ATGACCGACACGATCGACGCTCTCCCGAAGCGACCCGACCTCTCGCTGAGTGTGTCCGGGCCGCCCAATCCCGGCCTGACACCGATGATGCTCAATCATGCGGCGTGGGTGACCCCGGACGCCGCGGCAACGGCCGAGTTCTACACCCGGATCATGGGGATGGACCTGGTCAGCACGGTGATCGAAGACACCAGTCCGTCTACCGGCCTGAAGATCCCCTACTTTCACCTTTTCTTCCGGATGGGCGACGGATCGACCCTCGCGTTCTTCGAAGCGCCTGGCGTGCCGCCTCCGGCGAAGTCCTCGCACATCGCCTACGACGTGTTCACGCACGTGGCGCTGCAGGCTGCCGATCGAGACGAGGTGATGCGGTGGCATGAGTGGCTGACGTCCAACGGCGTGGACGTCCAGGGCCCCACCGACCACAAGGGCTTGATCCTCAGCATCTACTTCACCGACCCGGCCGGCCTTCGCATGGAGATCACGACACCGCTGGACAAGAACTGGAACCGCCACGATGCAAAGGCAAAAGCAGATCTTGACCTGTGGGTGCAGACCAGGAAGAAGGCGATGCAGGAGGGGCGCGACGTCGTTGAAGCACTGACCGATCTTTGCGTGCAAGTGCGAAAGCGGCATGAACGCGACACGCAGGCCGCTGGTCACGGGTTGCCGGGGTAG
- a CDS encoding Bug family tripartite tricarboxylate transporter substrate binding protein has protein sequence MQITRRQFTIGAAAAAIQPAWAQTYPTKPITVVVGFAAGGGVDVVMRNIAPGLSQRLGQTVIIDNKPGASGILAASQVAKAAADGHTLLGGEGGSLVLNGALFSKLPYDPVADFAPVSLVIRAPMLIVAHPQAPFNDLRGLIEHAKREPGGIPYASPGNGTYHQLSMELLRRKAGFPAQVIQYKGAGAAIQDVISGQVPIGPIDSIVALQQILGGKLKALAVLAPKRIPQLPNVPTAAESGIEGVEVYPWVGVAAPRSTPTGIVSRLSSDIREVVMSPEISKRFTDLGMEPFATTPEQFSTFIKQEVARWHPLIKELNIRLD, from the coding sequence ATGCAAATCACTCGGCGGCAGTTCACCATCGGGGCCGCGGCAGCGGCCATTCAGCCCGCCTGGGCCCAGACCTATCCCACCAAGCCCATCACGGTCGTCGTGGGCTTTGCGGCTGGCGGGGGCGTCGACGTGGTCATGCGAAACATCGCGCCTGGCCTGTCGCAGCGCCTCGGCCAGACCGTCATCATCGACAACAAGCCCGGCGCCAGCGGCATCCTTGCCGCGAGCCAGGTCGCCAAGGCCGCCGCGGACGGTCACACATTGCTGGGGGGCGAGGGAGGCTCGCTCGTCCTCAACGGCGCCTTGTTCTCGAAGCTGCCCTACGACCCTGTCGCCGATTTCGCGCCGGTCTCGCTGGTGATCCGGGCGCCGATGCTGATCGTGGCTCACCCACAGGCTCCGTTCAACGATTTGCGCGGCCTGATCGAGCATGCCAAGCGCGAGCCGGGCGGAATCCCCTACGCCTCGCCTGGCAACGGCACATACCACCAGCTGTCGATGGAACTGCTCAGACGCAAGGCCGGGTTTCCGGCGCAGGTCATCCAGTACAAGGGCGCAGGCGCCGCCATCCAGGATGTCATCAGCGGTCAGGTGCCGATCGGGCCTATCGATTCGATCGTCGCACTCCAGCAGATCCTCGGGGGCAAGCTGAAGGCACTGGCCGTGCTGGCGCCGAAGCGCATTCCGCAACTTCCCAACGTCCCGACCGCGGCCGAATCGGGTATCGAAGGGGTGGAGGTCTACCCTTGGGTGGGCGTGGCCGCTCCACGATCCACTCCCACCGGCATCGTCTCGCGCCTGAGTTCCGACATCCGCGAAGTGGTCATGAGCCCCGAAATCTCGAAGCGATTCACCGACCTCGGGATGGAGCCGTTTGCGACCACCCCGGAGCAATTCAGCACCTTCATCAAGCAGGAAGTCGCACGCTGGCATCCGTTGATCAAGGAACTGAATATCCGCCTCGATTGA
- a CDS encoding DUF1330 domain-containing protein, giving the protein MTAGKGYLFAELDVVDAAHFYNEYMPRVRPVLEKYGAAFLAASDAPVVKEGDRNVKRIVLLEFESLQRAEAFYHSDDYQAVIGYRLDSARSHLYIFEGLGPRQPG; this is encoded by the coding sequence ATGACGGCAGGCAAAGGCTACCTGTTTGCGGAGCTGGACGTGGTCGACGCGGCGCATTTCTACAACGAGTACATGCCACGCGTGCGCCCGGTCCTCGAGAAATATGGTGCCGCTTTCCTGGCGGCGAGCGACGCACCCGTCGTCAAGGAGGGGGACAGGAACGTCAAGCGCATCGTGCTGCTGGAATTCGAGTCCTTGCAGCGGGCGGAAGCTTTCTATCACTCCGACGACTACCAAGCCGTCATCGGCTACCGCCTCGACTCGGCGCGCTCGCACCTGTACATCTTCGAAGGACTGGGGCCGCGGCAGCCTGGCTAG
- a CDS encoding VOC family protein, which yields MQTAAPEVTNVRPAALTPNPGLTPMMLNHAAWVTPDAAATTDFYTRIMGMELASTVLDDSIPSTGDDIPYFHIFFRMQDGSTLAFFEAPGVPPPAKASHPAYDLFNHIALQAKDRAEVLRWYEWLTSQGVKVIGPTDHKGLILSIYFHDPAGVRMEITTPLDVEWNRHTEKGYADLKLWEDCKARAKAEGKDVPQALVEMIKDVRKRYEAKA from the coding sequence ATGCAAACTGCAGCGCCCGAAGTGACCAATGTCAGGCCCGCGGCCCTGACGCCCAATCCTGGCCTGACGCCGATGATGCTGAATCATGCCGCCTGGGTGACGCCCGATGCCGCCGCGACGACCGACTTCTACACCCGCATCATGGGAATGGAGCTGGCGAGCACGGTCCTGGACGACAGCATCCCCTCCACCGGTGACGACATCCCCTACTTCCACATCTTCTTCCGCATGCAGGACGGCTCGACGCTGGCCTTCTTCGAAGCGCCCGGCGTGCCGCCGCCGGCGAAGGCCAGCCATCCTGCGTATGACCTCTTCAACCACATCGCCCTGCAAGCGAAGGACCGTGCCGAGGTACTGCGCTGGTATGAGTGGCTGACATCGCAAGGCGTAAAGGTCATCGGCCCGACGGACCACAAGGGGCTGATCCTGTCGATCTACTTCCACGACCCTGCGGGCGTCCGCATGGAAATCACGACACCACTCGATGTGGAGTGGAACCGCCACACCGAGAAGGGCTACGCCGACCTGAAGCTATGGGAAGACTGCAAGGCCAGGGCCAAGGCGGAGGGCAAAGATGTGCCCCAGGCCCTCGTCGAGATGATCAAGGACGTGCGCAAGCGCTACGAGGCGAAGGCCTGA
- a CDS encoding 2-keto-4-pentenoate hydratase, with the protein MDRGNALLQASEILWNEWQHGTVIPSLSGDCRPSTRAEGYQVQAAIEARSAGPLFGWKIAATSPAGQRHINVKGPIAGRLLRERVHASGSRLSLARNRMAVAEPEFAFRMRCDLPPKGLPYSKEEVLAATASLHPAIEVPDSRFVDFTIVGEAQLIADNACAHDFILGDPAPNDWRTMDLSQHQVRGQVSGAARSYLREGSGAAVLGNPLDALVWLVNELSSLGITLHSGQVVTTGACTVPLEVLPGDTVVAGFGPCGTVFASFSD; encoded by the coding sequence ATGGATCGAGGGAACGCGCTTCTGCAAGCGAGTGAGATTCTCTGGAATGAATGGCAGCACGGAACGGTGATCCCTTCACTGTCTGGTGATTGCCGCCCAAGCACGCGTGCCGAGGGGTACCAGGTGCAGGCGGCGATCGAGGCGCGCTCGGCGGGCCCGCTCTTTGGGTGGAAGATCGCGGCGACAAGTCCGGCAGGTCAACGCCACATCAACGTGAAGGGTCCGATCGCAGGCCGCCTGCTGCGCGAGCGTGTGCATGCCTCGGGGTCACGGCTGTCGCTCGCACGAAACCGCATGGCGGTCGCCGAGCCCGAGTTCGCGTTCCGGATGCGTTGCGACCTCCCGCCCAAGGGGCTGCCCTACTCCAAGGAGGAGGTGCTGGCGGCAACCGCCAGCTTGCATCCTGCCATCGAGGTCCCGGACTCGCGCTTCGTCGACTTCACCATCGTGGGTGAGGCACAGCTCATTGCGGACAACGCATGCGCGCATGACTTCATCCTGGGCGACCCGGCGCCGAACGACTGGCGCACCATGGATCTTTCGCAACACCAAGTGCGGGGACAAGTCTCTGGCGCGGCACGCAGCTATTTGCGTGAAGGCAGCGGGGCGGCCGTGCTCGGCAATCCCCTCGACGCGCTCGTCTGGCTCGTCAACGAGTTGTCCTCGCTGGGCATCACATTGCATTCGGGCCAGGTGGTGACCACGGGGGCATGCACCGTGCCCCTCGAAGTTCTGCCAGGGGACACGGTGGTCGCCGGTTTCGGGCCATGCGGGACAGTCTTCGCGAGCTTCAGCGACTGA
- a CDS encoding Bug family tripartite tricarboxylate transporter substrate binding protein, whose amino-acid sequence MRNLAPGLGQRLGQSVIVENRPGASGILAASYVAKSAAEGHTLFGTDGGALALNGALFSKLPYDPADFALVSMVIRAPILIVAHPEAPFSDLRGLISHAKREQGGIAYASPGSGTYHQLSMELLRRRAGFEARAVQYKGAGPAVQDVVSGQVSIGAIDSIVAMQQVLGGKLKALVVLAPKRIAQLPNVPTAAEAGVEGVEASPWVGVAAPRGTPANIVSRLSSDIREVVTSPEISKRFTSLGMEPFATTPEQFGAFVKQEIARWHPLIKELNIRLD is encoded by the coding sequence ATGCGAAATCTGGCGCCGGGCCTGGGACAGCGGCTGGGCCAGTCGGTGATCGTTGAAAACCGGCCCGGTGCAAGCGGCATCCTTGCCGCAAGCTACGTCGCCAAGTCGGCTGCCGAAGGCCACACCTTGTTCGGCACCGACGGGGGCGCCCTCGCCCTCAACGGTGCGCTGTTCTCCAAGCTGCCGTATGACCCTGCGGATTTCGCGCTCGTCTCGATGGTCATCCGTGCGCCGATCCTCATCGTCGCGCATCCAGAGGCTCCGTTCTCCGACTTGCGCGGACTGATCAGCCATGCCAAGCGCGAGCAAGGCGGTATCGCATACGCCTCACCAGGCAGCGGCACCTACCACCAGCTCTCGATGGAGTTGCTCAGGCGGCGCGCCGGGTTCGAAGCCAGGGCGGTCCAATACAAGGGAGCCGGACCTGCCGTGCAGGACGTGGTCAGCGGCCAGGTGTCGATCGGGGCCATCGATTCGATCGTCGCGATGCAGCAGGTTCTCGGCGGAAAGCTGAAAGCGCTCGTGGTGCTGGCTCCCAAGAGGATCGCGCAACTGCCGAACGTCCCCACGGCCGCAGAAGCCGGTGTCGAAGGCGTGGAGGCCTCCCCTTGGGTCGGCGTTGCCGCTCCACGCGGAACGCCGGCGAACATCGTTTCGCGCCTCAGCTCCGACATTCGCGAAGTCGTCACCAGCCCGGAGATTTCCAAGCGATTCACCAGCCTGGGCATGGAGCCATTCGCAACGACACCGGAGCAGTTCGGCGCGTTCGTGAAGCAGGAGATCGCCCGTTGGCATCCCCTCATCAAGGAATTGAACATCCGGCTCGATTGA
- a CDS encoding 2Fe-2S iron-sulfur cluster-binding protein produces MPHVIYTHPTGERREVEVPVGQNLMLGAAAHGIDGIVGDCGGAMSCATCHVIVDEAFAALLPAPDDTESQMLDFTAAPREANSRLSCQIMMSDSLDGIAIRIAHTQV; encoded by the coding sequence ATGCCCCACGTCATTTACACCCATCCCACCGGCGAGCGCAGAGAGGTTGAAGTGCCTGTTGGCCAGAACCTCATGCTGGGCGCCGCCGCCCACGGCATCGACGGCATCGTCGGCGACTGCGGCGGCGCCATGAGCTGCGCCACCTGTCATGTCATCGTGGACGAGGCGTTCGCCGCGTTGCTGCCTGCGCCCGACGACACCGAGAGCCAGATGCTGGACTTCACGGCAGCGCCGCGTGAAGCGAACAGCCGCCTGTCTTGTCAGATCATGATGAGCGACAGCCTTGACGGGATCGCCATCCGCATCGCCCACACTCAAGTCTGA
- a CDS encoding metal-dependent hydrolase: MKSLVSLLVATAFAAGLAGCAGIATQAPPALQPTPPGAIAKGKAEVLWLGQSAMRITTPGGKVIVIDPWLITNPKTPAGFKQLNALGKVDRILVTHAHSDHFADAPALAKMHNAPIYSAGGLGQSIVTLGIVPAALSQRFGKGGTVAPFGPTGPKITAVHAEHASELVWKNPANDKDETHYGGEPVGYIIELENGFKIWHMGDTALFGDMRLIGETYKPDLVLIPIGGHFTMGPQDAATAVRDMIKPKYAIPMHYGTFPLLRGTPTEFASALGTASATRVVVPEPGQKVDF; this comes from the coding sequence ATGAAAAGTCTGGTTTCCCTTCTGGTGGCTACTGCGTTCGCAGCTGGCCTCGCCGGATGCGCCGGCATCGCCACGCAGGCGCCGCCGGCGCTGCAGCCGACCCCACCGGGGGCCATTGCGAAGGGCAAGGCGGAAGTGCTCTGGCTCGGTCAGTCTGCCATGCGCATCACCACGCCCGGCGGCAAGGTCATCGTGATCGACCCCTGGCTTATCACCAACCCGAAGACGCCCGCCGGCTTCAAGCAGCTGAACGCGCTCGGCAAGGTCGACCGGATCCTCGTGACGCATGCCCATTCAGACCATTTCGCCGATGCCCCCGCGCTGGCCAAAATGCACAACGCGCCCATCTACAGCGCGGGCGGGCTGGGCCAGAGCATCGTCACCCTGGGCATCGTGCCAGCGGCGCTCTCGCAGCGCTTCGGCAAGGGCGGCACGGTCGCGCCCTTCGGCCCGACAGGCCCGAAGATCACCGCGGTGCATGCCGAGCATGCCTCCGAGCTGGTATGGAAGAACCCGGCCAACGACAAGGACGAGACGCACTACGGCGGCGAGCCCGTGGGCTACATCATCGAACTGGAGAACGGCTTCAAGATCTGGCACATGGGCGATACCGCCCTGTTCGGCGACATGCGGCTGATCGGCGAGACCTACAAGCCCGACCTGGTGCTGATCCCGATCGGCGGGCACTTCACCATGGGCCCGCAGGACGCCGCCACGGCGGTGCGCGACATGATCAAGCCGAAGTACGCGATCCCCATGCACTACGGCACCTTCCCCCTGCTGCGCGGCACGCCCACGGAGTTTGCTTCCGCGCTCGGCACCGCTTCCGCCACCCGCGTGGTGGTGCCGGAGCCGGGCCAGAAGGTGGACTTCTGA
- a CDS encoding quinone oxidoreductase family protein, protein MKAFIATANGLRLVDTPRPTPKANEILVRTRAVGVNRIDLHSLANPADQTIGMEWSGEVVEVGAECQSFSVGDRVMGTGSAAYAEYVVTDHGRAAPIPKPEVDWAAAASAMLGLQTMHDALVTRGRLRPGHAVLMQGAASVMGLIGMQIAKALGAGLVLGTSGNAERRGKLEAFGCDAAIDSSEEGWSRKVLDATDGKGADIVVDNVSGTAFNQCMAAAALEGRLVNVGRLGGATAAFDFNLHALRRLEYIGVTFRTRTVEQVRSLNSRMLADLGQMLVDGGPRIPIAGRFAFDRAAEALEAMRRSEHFGKLVLEF, encoded by the coding sequence ATGAAAGCTTTCATCGCCACCGCCAACGGCCTTCGGCTCGTGGACACACCCCGGCCCACCCCGAAAGCCAACGAAATCCTCGTGCGCACGCGTGCGGTCGGCGTCAACCGCATCGACCTTCACTCGCTCGCGAACCCCGCCGACCAGACCATCGGCATGGAATGGTCCGGCGAGGTGGTCGAGGTCGGCGCCGAGTGCCAGTCATTCAGCGTCGGCGATCGTGTGATGGGCACCGGGTCCGCCGCCTACGCGGAATACGTGGTGACGGACCATGGCCGCGCGGCGCCCATCCCCAAGCCGGAGGTCGACTGGGCGGCAGCGGCCTCGGCCATGCTCGGGCTGCAGACGATGCACGATGCCCTCGTGACGCGCGGAAGGCTCCGGCCCGGCCACGCTGTCCTCATGCAGGGCGCCGCTTCCGTGATGGGACTGATCGGCATGCAGATCGCCAAGGCGCTTGGCGCTGGCCTCGTCCTGGGAACTTCCGGAAACGCGGAACGACGCGGAAAACTCGAGGCGTTCGGCTGCGATGCAGCGATCGACAGCAGCGAGGAAGGATGGTCGCGCAAGGTGCTGGATGCCACCGACGGCAAGGGAGCGGACATCGTCGTGGACAACGTCTCCGGAACCGCGTTCAACCAGTGCATGGCGGCGGCCGCGCTCGAAGGCCGTCTGGTCAACGTGGGCCGACTCGGTGGTGCCACGGCAGCATTCGACTTCAACCTGCACGCACTTCGCCGGCTCGAGTACATCGGCGTGACCTTTCGCACCCGCACCGTCGAACAGGTGCGGAGCCTCAATTCGCGCATGCTCGCCGACCTTGGTCAGATGCTGGTGGATGGCGGGCCTCGCATCCCCATCGCGGGTCGGTTTGCGTTCGACCGGGCTGCGGAGGCTCTGGAGGCGATGCGACGCAGTGAGCACTTCGGCAAGCTGGTGCTGGAGTTCTGA
- a CDS encoding GntR family transcriptional regulator, whose product MTADEAHVAGQPGENNRIRLQQMDYRTKEEQVADYLRERIISGVYPRGSRLKQAEIAEQLHLSITPVREALKLLAAEGYVNGDSYRGARVVPFDAAASGEILQLRLLLETQLVRGAVEKVTSQDITELRALAKEFEKAFESGDRATARGINYRFHRRLSDIAEMPQTLHFVQILWARYPFDLINAVEGRGKDAVHEHEEILRALTTGDASGAMLAMRKHIESGWAVLKAAAS is encoded by the coding sequence TTGACCGCGGACGAGGCCCATGTCGCGGGGCAGCCGGGCGAAAACAATCGAATCAGGCTGCAGCAGATGGACTATCGAACAAAAGAAGAGCAGGTTGCCGACTACCTGCGCGAGCGGATCATCTCCGGGGTGTACCCGCGCGGTTCACGCCTGAAGCAGGCGGAGATCGCCGAACAACTTCACCTGAGTATCACGCCGGTACGCGAGGCACTCAAGTTGCTGGCGGCAGAAGGCTATGTCAACGGCGACTCTTACCGCGGTGCGCGCGTCGTGCCCTTCGATGCCGCGGCCTCCGGCGAAATCCTCCAGCTTCGGCTGCTTCTCGAAACGCAACTCGTGCGCGGCGCGGTGGAGAAGGTCACGTCACAGGACATCACCGAACTGCGCGCGCTGGCCAAAGAGTTCGAGAAGGCTTTCGAGAGCGGCGACCGCGCCACGGCGCGCGGGATCAACTACCGTTTCCACCGCCGCTTGTCCGACATCGCGGAGATGCCGCAGACCCTGCATTTCGTGCAGATCCTCTGGGCGCGCTATCCCTTCGATCTGATCAACGCGGTCGAGGGCCGCGGCAAGGATGCGGTGCACGAGCACGAAGAGATCCTGCGCGCGCTCACCACCGGCGACGCCTCCGGCGCCATGCTCGCGATGCGCAAGCACATCGAATCGGGGTGGGCGGTCCTGAAAGCCGCCGCATCCTGA